From the Mya arenaria isolate MELC-2E11 chromosome 17, ASM2691426v1 genome, the window GACCTGTTTGTCCACTTCCGGAAAAGCTAAATGGTCCCAGAACAGCAGGCTCGATTAACACCGTCAGTTGCAATGCCTGGGAAACGGGTGGAGGGACAGCAACGTGCGGTAACGATCTGAAGTGGAACGCCGTGATTAAAAGATGCAGacgtatgtttgtttttacctATTTGTCACCTAAGGAATTACTTTTTAAGAATTCAAATTGTGTTGTACAACAAATAGATTCGGAAAcctttgtaaatgtttaactCATAATATTGATTGATCAAATAGAAATATAACAAGCTACTTCAAAAAACCATTTGTAGAAAAGAAAGTGAATTGTGTCAGTTAACTATTCTAAAGAAAAGCTTTTTATTAAGTATAAACTATGAAAATATCTTTAACAAAGATTAAGTTATCATTTGTGTAAAAGGTGACCCCGCGACAAAACGACTGCAATATTGTTTGACATCTCACCTCCCCCAGTTAGACTCAGTGCGAGGTAAAACATGTGGTAACCGCATATCTTGAATGATTGAAAGCACAACAATTTTATGAAAGAGATAAAGCCACTCTTACGGTTAGCTCGTGGATCAAACCTGCGGCCTCTGGTATGACACTCATGTGTTTTAGGTTATACAGTATTAATTAAAtgtccaaaacattttaatgcaaaCAGGCAACGCTTCAGATCGgaagaaatgcatttttatcgTTTGACGTATATGATATCTATAAATTCCCATAATGTTCGTTCAAACACAATTGattaacacaataaaaatgGTATGTCGTGTTTCTCGCGATCCTTCGATTGGCAGTCGAGTGGGTTAAAATTAGACCACAGATCTCCTAAAAGaagtttgcatattttattgcaGCCATTTTTAAACTCGAGTGTAATGACGATGCAGTGTGTGCACCCATCAACGCCCAGTGCCTTAGCGGTGGATGTAAATGCGGAACTCTCACGTCATATAATTCAACAGAACACTTGTGCGTTGAAGGTATGTGGCTGCTTATTTATACGTATTCATTTAAGACTGATTTTGAAGACAGTTCTTACATTATGGGAATCTTTATAGAGACAATGTCATGAGTAAAAACATCGGAATTCCAATGTTCTTTCATTGAAACTTTGACAACATCATGACGCTTGAACGCACGATCTCTGGTGGATGTTGAATCAAAGACAAATGATAATATATGTTGTCTCACTCTCTGACATTGGGATAGTTGTTGGTGAATGCAAAACAAAGTTGGTTGCATCATTTAATAACAAAAGACAACGAAAACTATGGAGACAAGTCAAAAATTCAAACACAATCCTAGTTTCAAACGCCCAATGGCTAAAACAAGACTGAATAAAAGAAACGACTGCTCAAATACCACacaaaataccatttatatagCAATTAATGATTAGACTACCGGCTTCGATCGATCAGTCCACTGGTTCATTCGTTCACTAGAGATTAAGTTAGTCAAAATACAAACAGCttatcaattattaaacaattaaaagtgAATAACTCAGCGGAGAAGCATTGATTTGAagccaattaaaaaaaatgttcaaatcaatacatacacaagccCACGTCAggaataacaaaaatcaatttggGTAAAgacctttaactacttcctaaaaaaatatggaaaatagtATTTACTTGtaataagattgtaaccgtttatATAATAGATGTTAACGcaaaaatgtgaaatgattgtaaagtgctaaaagatttactgggATCTACTTTGGTCTCATACGGTAGTAAAACCaagttttctgcatctttctttcaatttaaactcgGGATCCTTCATACGAACATTCTTTTCCAACATTTATTAaccctttttggtatattaaagcaattgtattaattgtggtaaatcacATTTGGGAGTAAGAGGGCGTCCCCCCATATAATCGACTTAAACAAGCTGAAGCAACTGTTCCAACTCTTAAAAGGTACGATTCAGTCAAGCTACAGATAGCTTTCCAacaacattcggaactccttggccattttctacgaaaacaacctcagatgtatatggAAGGTTTTCGATGTTCGAAATCGGTACACTTAAACTACACTTcaagtagatcgcgttgtaATTCAAATTTAGCACTTAAACTTAaagacttaactcttgggaatgaATCTGAATTATTTTGGTAGTAATACACTTTACtgacaattaatttaaacttagatttaaataattcaagctagaacaatacatttattaattatataattcaaaatcgTACGAACTACATTcactgatgtaccagcatacatTTGAggttaatttgataaaaaatggctgaggagttccaaatgaTCTGACAAAGATTACCTTAGCAAATTCAAAGTTTGGAATAGCCTTAAAGCGCGtaaatatcaatgataaaagattgctggaAAAGGACcagatcgcagatttccatATTTACGTTCGGACATTGATAGTTTTATAGCTAtgagcgttactaacgcttttagattttttttgcaGCAGTTTTCTTGACAATACGTATATGTTCCATTGTGAGTTAACTTATATAAcggaattgaaggcattgataccaaaatatgCTGATtcagatacaaaaacaaaaaataaaaagacaaaacggtcaatctgtgagaccAGTACTTATGTAAACTAATACTGTTTTAAGATCGCTTCAATTATGTTGAAGGTCACTGAGCCGATGAATATGTCTATGTctgtaactttaaaatgttacGTGCATACACACTGAATTACGTGTTCAGTTTAAAAATCATATGACGCAGTGCACACAGACGGTTTTTTACGAGTGAATTCTACGAGTAAACAAAGTTCTTTCTGTGaccttgaataaaataaattttctataACAAAGATCGTagttgtattatatattttccggtggtttatagaaatttaccagtaaaatataaatttaaagttttactATTTAAAACGGTGAAATTAtctaattgatattttcactttttgatattttagtcCGCTCTCTCTTCCAAATCAAACTTCAGCGTGCACTGGACTTGGACACTATTCCGTACCGAACTGACGTTACGTGTGCATACAAATGGCGCGTTTTTATAAACAAGTGCAATCAGATGACCTTTAACTCCAATTTAAGCCATTtcatgaaaagaaaagaaaaatgtttgattcgttataagattgcaatatatttcatccCACGAACACTAAAGATGAATGTTTAACAAGTAACATTTcatttggtgctcactcggtgagtTATGTTAATACGAAACAAATAAGTATCCTCTATTTAAGTAAGTATTTCAATGGATTAAACAGACTTCTTTATCACCtttgatcttacactgaaacaaactaaatgtatctgtttttatattgatattaataaaaatgaatgtcattttcaaaatagtaGTAATAGAGAAAGGAATTACGTATTCATTGTGACATCATTGTTGAATCGAAGGCGGCAAATTATAcgttattttatgtattattaagaCGGGAAGTAATGCCCTAATGATAAGTGCAAATATCAACTGATGACtgcttatttgttttgtctaaGCCGCTCTGACAGTGTTATATTTGTAATCAGTAGTATCCGATAATTGATCCTTTGGTATCAAACAATACATTCAGTATTCAGCAGAGCAGTTTCTATTTGAGACTGACAACGTTTAAACATTagatattttacaacatttgtgaagaaagttatgataacttttactaagtcactctcgtttgCACTATGTAGCaagagagtgtggtcttgttttGTGGGGAAAACCATAGTATCCGGAGAAAACCACATGTCCGGCTTTgtgaccacttaccaaactcacatacaccCACGCCGAGAATCGAACTAGGTTCGCCTTGGTGAGAACAACCATGTGCCAGAACAATAGTTGACGTATTCGTCACAAAGCAACGAATTATGCGGTGTTAATACTGCAAATTGATCAGGTAATAAATATCCTGTAAATCATAGAATAGTATTGGTGATATAATTTACACAAATGTGCTGTTGGACTTTTGTTTTGGGAATTGTTAAGAAATTATACTTATATTGACTTATATAGACTTGAATTCTCTTGCACGCATACCAgctatttttgtatgtatattccTGATGATAAGTTCAGTGctataaacatcattaaaaatttattattatggtaatattttatttgttataacttattttattttgatccgtaacacacatatattatattgacatatttatctaaaatatataaCGTATGTCAACGGTTTCACAGCTCTTTGTGTAACCAGCGAGTATCTTGTTAACGGCGCCAGCCCAGTGCTCGATTCCCAGCTGTCAGTGTCGTCGGTTTGGAATAATATTAACGTTCTATGTCGAGCTCCGGGTGCACGACTAAACACACAGCCTTCATTAACGACTTCTGGCTCTTGGTGCGCTgcagaaaatgacaaaaaccaATTCATTCAggtttgtgtttatgttttattaattatactTTATTACAAATTGTCATCGAATTTAATACGtatattaaaacttattttatggTTGTTACATCGGAGAAAAAAGTTTaagtaacactcttattcaaaatcaaggaatacacatgtataccaacCATAcagtttgagtgataaacctttcaatacttacttaattatgcatttatggaaaatacctattactgataacaagattataaccgtgtattaaatagctgaaaacgcagaaaatataaataattggtgaatgctaaaagatttactgtgatctactatattatcataaggtagaaataccgtgttttctgcgcatttctttcaaatttaactcgttataattcataagaaacattgttttgacatttatttatcctttctGGTATATTACCACAATTGTATTAACTGTGATTAATATgctttgggagtaatagtgcatctttaacggTAACAAAATGTTTCCGGAATAATAGCCTGAATAGGAAGTGCCTTAGTTCAAATGAGTTCTTCATTTGATTTTGCATTTGCAGGTCGAGTTTAATCGTATGGTACACGTAACAGGCATCGCTCTACAGGGTCGGCCTAGCAACCCACAGTACGTTACGTCATACAAATTCCAGTATAGTCAAAACTGTGACAACTTCACTACGTTTCTAAGCACAGATGGAACAGAAATGGTAAACATTATAATGTCTAATGTAACGAAACTTAACTATGTTTGTTTTAGCCCTAAGCCACATGGGTAAAAGGTTGTCGCATTGTAATgacgcataacagcatcgccgcataagcGAAATCGACaacgtttatgcggtgattttaacgcataaacaggacttTCTTATGTGACAAAAAGGCATgcataaaaaacacaataaaaacacatactagtacaatagcggttgataaagtttcatcaagatcggacATAGTTTGTTGTGTCACATTGCgagacgtaaattctgacaaagatttagtaagatcggtttaaatgttAACCATACGAATTGATatttctgcgaaaacgtttgaaatgactgatagaaatattgttcaaactttaCTTGTTCCAATGTCCATTGCAATGAGTCACTAGTTTTGCACATGTGTCTCGTAACAACTGCACCCAATCCCTTGAAGAGCCCCAGCTAGCCCCCAAACTCATgctggggtggggtgggggcaGTGGCTACCATTACGTAAAATAAGcaaagttgtaaaaaaaacaatgggtGCTAAAGGGCAATGTGTGCCACAAAATagcaataattttttttttactgactaGGTAAAGGATCAtaacaatgtcattaatatatgtatatataaatgaaaacttgTGTGCACAACTACACATGCACTTCAGAAtttgtgtaaagtttggtgacTCGATGTGTGGTAGGATAGAGCTATGTGAGCACTTAAATTATTCTGAaaagaatatcttaattttgacTGAATCAATGGCCATAATTATGACGTCGCtggaacaataaaaataaaaataattaaagcagGTACACAGCTTACACCAACGAATAAATGTAAGTGACTCTGATGACTCCCATGTCACAAGATTTCGGGACGGACGAGcggacatcatcatcatcatcatcatcatcatcatcatcatcatcatcttcatcatcatcatcaacgtcatcaccaccatttttgttgaaatattagaacgctatttttttagctttataataaatggttaagttaatcctctctatgtggcaaaaaggcacagttgcgccccatataagcaatttctgctttatgcgttgagcgtcgccgcataaacgagGTCGCCCTGTTTATgagttgaaaatcaccgcataaacgaaaataaaacacgtttatgcggcgatgctgctatgcgCGTTACAACGCATACAACCATACAGTTCTTCAAATGTTTACTGTCGTAGATAAAGTCAACGTGTGAATATGATTTGTACGTGTTACAATATTTCAGCAAAATACTACTGCAGGGTTAATAAGTAGTTgctgttttggtatttttaaggtattcaaaaatgtattttaagtatACAAGGTTCAACTTACAAGAAGTGCATTTAAACTGGTGCAATAGCTCCATGTGTTTCATTTAGTTTCAGAATTCGTTAATGAAGATGTTCAAAtgtacataacattttttttaattcgttTAAACTTTGGCATAATGTTCATGTGTTTCAATTAAAGGTTTTCATGAACATATTCAATAATGTCTGAAACATTAACAAGGTGATCATAACTTAATTTTGcgtatcaaaacaaaaaatactttaGAAAGCATTCCCgtttggctcgatattcgcgaggctcgaagtattttggtcGGTACCTGGGATATCGAGCAACGGatgttgaatgtattttttatctattgTACATGTAACGCGTTTAATACGATGGCACAGAGGTGGCTTCCGCAACTCCTTATTTAttttgtggccacaacttagtaaattttggccacaactaagtaacttgagacCACGATTAGACACATTTACTGCATGATTCACTTCAGAAATCCGTGTTAAAACACTGATATTGTTGACCACTAGAAAGcgtcattattatttttcaataatgaattCAACTGTATTTGGTTCAATTTCATACGACATGTAGACTTTTGTATTTTCAGGTGTTTCAGGGAAATACAGACCAAGATACCGTTGTTACATCCCTGTTGCCCAACCAAATCACTGCAAAGTGTGTGCGCATTAACCCACAAACATGGTTCCACCATATCAGTCTACGATTCGACATACTCGGATGCTATTAGATTTATTggaactagaaatgtgtccataggacacggatgccccaaTATGCTGCGTTTGTCCCAAACACAAGGGCCATTATTTTTGTCCATTCTCCATAAATGAACATCAGAATGCTGATAttgatatactttttaaaacagCAAACCAAACCCCAGTTGAACAATGAAATGTAAGGGAAGTGACTCTGGTTAAACAAAGCGAAAGTGGGAAACAAACTCCGAGATTCACCATTTCATCAACAAGATCACATTCCGCCAAGGGTTCTTGGCTCTTGGCTGAGTATTTTTGGAGTTTTGAGCGACACAAGTTCCCAAAATACTTTTGGACGGGATCACCCACGTGAGGACCCACGGACTTACAATGGCAAATGTATATGTCCTCTGTTGTGGGGGCATTAAAAGAAACTGTGCAAAACACAGTGACGGGCTTGAATTGtctctaaaatattttgttgaaataagtGTTGGTTATGTGCGTTCACAGATGTATTTATATCTTAGAGATTTATTAGTCAAATaacaatgattatttcattttttcaaggttttgaaatatatgaCTGCACACGCGTCCAAATAAATAGAGGGTCGttaagtgtaagatcgcaatatattcaCCGAGCAagcaccaaaagttatatttcacgagtgtcgtAGCCACGAGAGAAATCATTATTTtcggtgttcacgaggtgaaatatttgCGATCGGTCAATGAATCAAGTACTTTTTCTTTTCATCATATACTGCAAAcaggatataaaatgacatttcattattctattttagtaaaacatttcGAAAGGTATGCAAACGTATCGACATTTCGGAAATCACATCGTTCAAATTGTTTCCCAGCCCTCTGCGCACTGATGTTTAATCTGGACGTAAGAAGGGGCCATAAATGTCAAAAGAGtgaataatatcaaattgatattttcactatttgaaacagtgaaatatcaactTTATTTCAATTGCATTTATTTCCCATCCCTGTGTCTGCtgaaattgtattatgttttccGTTGGTTAAAAGTTATTGATTAGACGTCATTTCCAAAAAATCGTTACGTTCGTATACAATTTGGCGTTTTCTGAAATCCATAGTAAAGTATCTtttgatgtttatgttttggCACATTTTATTAAGAATGGACATACAAATTGATTGTATCAGTGACCGATGTCAATAAATTTGATCTCGTGAACACCAGAAGGAATAAGAACTCGTCGCTTGGACGTAAAATATAGCGTTTGGTGCTGACTTGATATCTTTTATGGAACAAACATTCGTCCTCTATTTGGTTTATGCAATCAAATTGggtataattttaaactgtgaaataacattttaattgctttcactaattttaaaatttaatctgTGACTCTTTCTGTTGTCTAAACATCGCGACAGAACGCTTGGACAACATAGTTttataaatgactttattattagatttttttCACGTCTTAGGAATGCAACTtactataaataaatgtcatttaaaacagactttaagcttaaataaaaattgtttattacgGCAAGATATCACTTAATGTCCTTTCATCTCATGAACACTAAAAgttaagatttttgattttagatttataatcataattataagaATCTTATGCAGTAACTGCTGATCATTTTGATTGCAATAATCCATGCTTTGCGTGCTACGCTTTTTTATACGCAAGAGAGAATactatttgaatttgttttgaattactGTGCTTTTACGAATCATGCTGCAAAATTGTATAATCAATTGATcttaaaaattgtttatcttaatAATCGACAAAATGCCgctaaatataaataaaagtatcaaAGACAGTGTTAAAACTGTCAACCTATAAAGAGACATAATAGTATTGAAAAAACAACCGAGTTACccatgacaaaataaaaataaaataaattaagaaaaaaatagttttatatttttcgcTATTACATTTCTTCAATTACACAATAAAAGAGTGAACAGAGgagtttttgaaaatgtaaaaaggaaaaatgtaaaGTCTCGATCCATTTCATAATCAgacttctttatttatttttagtaagtTAATAGTTAGATAACATGAAGTAAGTTCTTAATGTATAAGAATTGGCGGAGTAAGCGAAGTGAACGAGGCTTTCTTAATCATGAAGAAACTACTTCAGGTCATTTAATtgactaagaatacaacttTATTGTCTGATACATGAacaacgcaaaatctgatgcaatgagtgtgtatcggatgagtgacaGAAGGCGAACACCTGCGAAAGGTGatattcttaatgattaattCTAGTACTAAATGATTGCCTAACTGTCGATtcaatggcttaaaatgttggttGTATTcgaaatgtaggttgtattctaatacatgttttaaagatatgtttatcaCTGTTATCTCAACTAAgtctttttaacatttgatcATGTTGGATGTTGATATGATGTCTTACACATTTCACATGTACATATAAGTAACAAGcaacatacttttttattatgaaatttttGCAATCATTGTACAACACGACACAATAAATATTCTGCACTTTAAACCATTGCTTTGTTTCATATAATACGTGTGtgtaattttcaatatttttcattggcGACTACCACGCAGAcataataacaaatatgtttgtttagcGTTGGATGTAATAGCAATGGTATTATTTGCACAGACTGTGCTACCGATATTAAGATTATAttagaaaaactaaaaaaggaAGGTAGTAAATTGTTCCTCGCATTATTTATGAagttattcaataaatgttatttgatcttatcaaatatttattggtcaTCAAATATCCGTCCAATTATGTTTAGTTCATTCTGTTCTGAATTCGATTTCATGacattttaagataattttaacacTTACAGCTTTTAAATGGTTTGTGCATTATTCATAAGATTTAGTTATTCGACCCCCATGGGAGAAATCCAAGTATTGAAGaaaagttgttgtttgttgaatattttacgTAGTTTTACTTCCcactttaaataatttgttatgtgCTTTGAGATGCGTGGCGACTCCATAACATTTTGGTATCGTTTGCATGTTTTGtgtgaataaacaaaaaaaaaacatatttaagtattttaaggAACTCGCACATGGTCGGTAAAATGCAGTTTTTAcgacaaaaacaataatttaattacGAAAAAGGCACGGCAAGGGTGTAATAACTAAGGTACTGACAGCTAAACCccttaaacaaatgttgaaaatcgctcaAATACTGTCTTTGAAGACGACAATTTTGAATGCCGTTAGTAACACAATTCAGCAAAATAAAGAAGCGTTATTTGTTGATGGAAATGATCACGTGATGTCTCCAATGCATTTGATAAAGGTTGAAACATAAACCAGTTGTATAAGTCTTAGTAGCCGTATCCAAGTGGTGAAAGCGTCATTATTCTAATTTGTTCTTGACTGTACCAGCATGTGTGCATTTCTCACTACGGCAAGAatatgttgctgttgttttgtttttgtgtttttattgcattgtttctgcaattttaatgtcaaagaggaaaacaattagaaaataagTGTTTGCGGATGCATTTCCGGGAATAAAATGGTTCAAAAGATTGAGCGAGTCCTCTCAAAGCTAAACTCTCAAAGAATGACCGTCTTGACAACGTTTTCTTTGTCtgggaatgagccaatttttgcttgAGTGTCTGGATACCAACGATATATTGACAAGACTGACTCAAGATAAGATCAAATTCTCCTATATTCATATTTGATAGATGATTGTTGTTTTCCCTATACCGTTACTAATGCTTTAGGAAAAGAAACCTAACAaaatcaaaactgtcaatctgtgagagtgcaacattaaaatgtatttcattaatcaatcattgcaaaatatgtcacttatttcttatttcagtTGAACTAAAGAACAACTGCTGTAACGTGTAATGTCGTCGCCCGAGTAACGTGTCCATTTTCCTCCCTGATATAAAATtcttttttccaattttacCAATCTCTATAACAACgtttattaacattaacatcTAGACTAAATTCGATCAACAGCCGGATGGAATTATTTAATCTGAAGTTATTGTTCCCGAGTGGTCAAAATCTGACAAATTTCACTCTGTCCGCTTTCTAGCTCAAGCCTTTGTTAAGCAATCCTTCATACACTGGGTAAAAATATTTCAGGGGATTTTATCTAGGAAAAGTTCGACCAACAgtcatataaaaaatacaatggaattatggcccttaatttcaatttttttacaaaatataataacagggcacatacacacacatacagaTACACAATAGCATTATGTAATATGATGGGTCATTCAAAATGAAAGGGTAAATAAGATGTCTGGTCCAACTGTGAATGGTGACTTCGGAtgtctaaaaaatataattctcaatattgttttacaattttttaaagGGTTTCTTAACCCTAATCCTAACTATGTAAAGGTGAAAtttatttactgaaaacaacaatatgtttCGACCAATGTATTTGCACATAACACCAAGTCGGATAAATACCTTGCGTACATACATATCATTTTCTTCTTCATTCAATACTGATTTCACTTCATAAGAGTGagcttaaattaaaattaaagtgcATTTGTAATGATATAAAGATAATCCCCATAAGAAACACAGctttaaaagaagaaatatgTCTGCTTAACTCCCTTTTTTCAATTGTTGACAAGTATAAGCAACTACAATCTGGTTGTTATTTAGCCGTCTTATttcacaattaattattttttggcaGTCTAATATTTTACCcaaaattttgtaaattcattttttatttttattttttgtttgtcaaaactgtcaatcttaAATAATCACGCAAACAATgggtcattccaagacaaaaatctTAGCACTGATAGTGCTGAACGGATTGAGGAAGATTTCTTCTGAGTGATATCTAAACAAACCATACTAATTCGGTGTATTCAATGAGCAGCAGATTTAAATCGGCTTAACCAAACTTTTAtactatgttattttataatgctTCTTAACTTC encodes:
- the LOC128223285 gene encoding lactadherin-like translates to MTSLTFNYVSKKCNLSRDTLTDGISQSGRSLLYSELGWFSSELEPDCYGRPCGDNQVCVPGRLADGNTVDCSYTCLNVSGPVCPLPEKLNGPRTAGSINTVSCNAWETGGGTATCGNDLKWNAVIKRCRPIFKLECNDDAVCAPINAQCLSGGCKCGTLTSYNSTEHLCVEALCVTSEYLVNGASPVLDSQLSVSSVWNNINVLCRAPGARLNTQPSLTTSGSWCAAENDKNQFIQVEFNRMVHVTGIALQGRPSNPQYVTSYKFQYSQNCDNFTTFLSTDGTEMVFQGNTDQDTVVTSLLPNQITAKCVRINPQTWFHHISLRFDILGCY